One Methanomassiliicoccales archaeon genomic region harbors:
- a CDS encoding transposase, giving the protein MIRNLLENLMREERELYLEQHPTKANGYYTRDLLTLTGPLENLRVPRVREGDFHPRILPYRKRASVDLSEAILTLYAVGLSTRNISRFLEGVYGAFYSPQSISRLVAVTKEEVKSWRERPLGEEYYAVFLDVTFLSVRRGKTAKEPVYMALGIKPDGHREILGFWLFGAEGESARNWEEVLKEKI; this is encoded by the coding sequence ATGATCCGGAACCTTCTGGAGAACCTCATGCGGGAGGAAAGGGAGCTGTACCTAGAGCAACATCCCACCAAGGCCAACGGCTATTACACCCGTGACCTCCTCACCCTCACCGGCCCACTTGAGAACCTTAGAGTTCCCCGCGTGCGGGAAGGGGATTTTCATCCGCGGATCCTTCCCTACCGGAAGCGCGCTTCGGTAGATCTCTCGGAAGCCATCCTCACCCTCTACGCGGTCGGGCTGAGCACGAGGAACATCTCCCGCTTCCTGGAGGGGGTGTACGGAGCCTTTTACTCACCCCAAAGCATCTCCCGCCTCGTCGCAGTCACCAAAGAAGAAGTGAAATCCTGGCGGGAAAGGCCGCTTGGGGAGGAGTACTACGCGGTGTTTCTGGACGTAACTTTCCTCTCCGTTCGCCGAGGAAAAACGGCCAAGGAACCGGTGTACATGGCCCTCGGGATCAAGCCGGATGGACACCGGGAGATCCTGGGGTTTTGGCTGTTTGGGGCGGAAGGGGAGAGCGCCAGGAATTGGGAGGAGGTGCTCAAAGAAAAGATCTGA